Below is a window of Deinococcus radiopugnans ATCC 19172 DNA.
GAAGTCGAGGGGTGTATCGAAGCTGGCGTGGCGGTGGCAGTCGAGAAGCCGGTGGGCCGCCATGCCGCCGAACTGGAGCCTCTGGCCGCGCTGGCCCGGCAACAGGGGGCCTTCGTGACCGTGGCGCAGCCGCATCTGCTCGGAGGGTTCTGGGACGTCTGCACGCCCGAAGCGGGAGGGCCACTCTCTCACCTGCGTTTCCGGCTGGTCAACGGCTCGCCGGAGCGGTACGCGGCCTGGGGCGTGCCCTGGGTGACGCACCCGGACGTGGCAGGCGGCGGCGCCTTGCGAAATCTGGGCATTCACGGGATTGGCGCTTTCCTGAAGGCCACGACTGGAGAAGTTCAGGTGCAGTCCTGCGTCCTGAGCCGCCGGCTGTTCGGGATGGAGACCGAGGAGTATGCCGCCGTCACCCTGTCGGCTGGAGGCGTGATCGGACACATTGAGGTGGGGTATACCGTGGCCGTGGACGACGCCAGCGACTTTGAGTTGAGCGGGCACCGCCGGGATCTAAGCGTGCGCGACGACGGGCAGGCGCTGACCGTCTTTGACCGCCGCGCTGGTCAGACCCGGGTGCAGCCCGTTGTGCCCCTGGCCCGCCGCTACGAGCTGTTCGCGGCCGCCACCGTGCAGGCCATCCAGACGGGCGGCCCGGCTCCCCATTCCCTGGACGATCACCTGGCGGCCATGCGCGTGATCGACGCCTGCTA
It encodes the following:
- a CDS encoding Gfo/Idh/MocA family protein; amino-acid sequence: MQIALLDHGHWHRSMYLQAFEAIGQPFWNGSDAAQTNLEVMLRSRPELVVVLGTPQDMLREVEGCIEAGVAVAVEKPVGRHAAELEPLAALARQQGAFVTVAQPHLLGGFWDVCTPEAGGPLSHLRFRLVNGSPERYAAWGVPWVTHPDVAGGGALRNLGIHGIGAFLKATTGEVQVQSCVLSRRLFGMETEEYAAVTLSAGGVIGHIEVGYTVAVDDASDFELSGHRRDLSVRDDGQALTVFDRRAGQTRVQPVVPLARRYELFAAATVQAIQTGGPAPHSLDDHLAAMRVIDACYAAATWADA